The Pseudoalteromonas translucida KMM 520 genome has a window encoding:
- a CDS encoding peptidoglycan DD-metalloendopeptidase family protein encodes MNKQIKCYVALFISILLFACSSNHVPAPVSSLNNDVNNYGRKININGDKYTVQKGDTLYSIAFSAGQDVRTLAKNNSIPAPYTIFPGQSISFSAIAKKYKKTKKYTPSIKKVAKTSQKNNNKSKKELDKPKQRGYVQKQANKKISNSKHLSSSKVQWFWPAKGKITQRFSNKENGYKGLQIANKKGADVLAAAQGTVVYAGNALRGYGSLIILKHNDDYLSAYAHNSKLLVKEKQEVKAGQKIAEIGNSESAVTALRFEIRYRGQAVNPAKYLP; translated from the coding sequence GTGAATAAACAAATAAAATGTTATGTTGCTTTATTTATTAGTATTTTGCTCTTTGCTTGCTCGTCTAACCATGTTCCGGCGCCTGTCAGTAGTTTAAATAATGATGTTAATAATTACGGCAGAAAAATTAACATTAATGGCGATAAATATACTGTTCAAAAAGGCGATACACTTTATTCTATAGCATTTAGTGCAGGCCAAGATGTTAGAACCTTAGCAAAAAACAATTCAATACCAGCACCTTACACAATATTCCCCGGGCAGAGTATTTCCTTTTCTGCCATAGCAAAAAAATACAAAAAGACAAAAAAATATACTCCTTCTATTAAAAAAGTCGCAAAAACTTCACAAAAAAATAACAATAAATCAAAGAAAGAGCTTGATAAGCCTAAACAACGAGGGTATGTTCAGAAACAAGCCAATAAAAAAATTAGTAACTCTAAGCATTTGTCGAGTAGTAAAGTGCAGTGGTTTTGGCCAGCAAAAGGCAAAATAACACAACGCTTTTCGAACAAGGAAAATGGCTACAAAGGCTTACAGATTGCTAATAAAAAAGGGGCTGACGTTTTAGCCGCCGCACAAGGAACAGTGGTTTATGCGGGTAATGCGCTTCGAGGTTATGGTAGTTTAATTATTTTAAAACATAATGACGACTACTTGAGTGCTTATGCACACAACTCGAAACTACTTGTTAAAGAAAAACAGGAAGTTAAGGCTGGACAAAAAATAGCAGAGATAGGAAATTCAGAATCTGCGGTAACGGCACTTCGTTTTGAAATTCGCTACCGAGGACAAGCTGTAAATCCTGCTAAGTACCTTCCCTAA
- a CDS encoding AAA family ATPase, with the protein MQFNSTDNYIASSALKQAVNAAIMLEKPLLIKGEPGTGKTMLAEELAKSLDTELIQWHIKSTTKAQQGLYEYDAVSRLRDSQLGDERVHNISNYIVKGKLWQAFTYADQHGKRPVLLIDEIDKADIEFPNDLLLELDKMEFHVYETSERVVAKERPIVIITSNNEKELPDAFLRRCFFHYIDFPSADEMQQIIDVHYPNVKQDLVRQALEVFFNLREANGLKKKPSTSELLDWLKLLMAEDIDAKTLHDKAKKGGLMPMFGALLKNEQDISLIEKLAFMSRR; encoded by the coding sequence GTGCAATTTAATTCAACCGACAATTACATCGCCAGCTCTGCGCTTAAGCAAGCTGTAAACGCGGCTATTATGCTCGAAAAGCCACTTTTAATTAAAGGTGAGCCGGGTACAGGTAAAACCATGCTAGCTGAAGAGCTGGCAAAAAGTTTAGATACCGAACTTATTCAGTGGCACATTAAATCGACCACCAAAGCGCAGCAAGGTTTGTATGAATACGATGCAGTTTCGCGCCTGCGCGACAGCCAGTTAGGCGACGAGCGCGTACACAATATTAGTAACTACATAGTTAAAGGCAAACTGTGGCAAGCATTTACTTACGCCGACCAACACGGTAAACGCCCGGTATTATTAATAGATGAAATAGACAAAGCCGATATTGAGTTTCCAAACGATCTCCTGTTAGAACTCGATAAAATGGAGTTTCATGTTTACGAAACCAGCGAGCGAGTGGTAGCAAAAGAGCGCCCTATTGTGATCATCACCTCTAATAACGAAAAAGAGCTGCCCGACGCCTTTTTACGCCGCTGCTTTTTCCACTACATAGACTTTCCATCTGCCGATGAAATGCAGCAAATTATTGACGTGCACTACCCTAATGTTAAGCAAGATTTAGTACGTCAAGCACTCGAAGTGTTTTTTAACCTACGCGAAGCAAACGGCCTTAAAAAGAAGCCATCCACCAGCGAATTACTCGACTGGTTAAAGTTACTTATGGCAGAAGACATAGACGCAAAAACACTGCACGACAAAGCTAAAAAAGGCGGTTTAATGCCAATGTTTGGCGCATTACTTAAAAATGAGCAAGACATAAGCCTAATCGAAAAACTCGCGTTTATGAGCCGTCGCTAA
- the surE gene encoding 5'/3'-nucleotidase SurE, producing MKILLSNDDGVGAKGIAVLYQALMQIAEVTLVAPDRNCSGASNSLTLLNPLRATKLENGFISVNGTPTDCVHLGVNQLVDEMPDLVVAGINHGANLGDDTLYSGTVAAATEGRHLGLPAIAVSLCSHHGEHFETAAAVTISIIKGLASHPLPKDQIININVPDIPLSELKGVQVTRLGARHKAETMTKQTDPWGRDIYWYGSLGTESDAGEGTDFHAINNGYASVTPLSVDMTANESIKAVGEWLADLEINRAG from the coding sequence ATGAAGATCCTATTAAGTAACGACGATGGTGTAGGCGCTAAAGGTATTGCGGTGTTATATCAAGCATTAATGCAAATTGCCGAGGTAACTTTAGTTGCCCCCGACCGTAACTGCAGTGGTGCAAGTAACTCGTTAACTTTGCTTAACCCACTGCGTGCTACAAAGCTTGAAAATGGCTTTATATCGGTTAATGGTACACCTACTGACTGTGTGCATTTAGGCGTTAACCAGCTAGTTGATGAAATGCCCGACTTAGTGGTCGCAGGTATAAACCACGGCGCTAATTTAGGTGACGACACTTTGTACTCAGGCACGGTAGCTGCTGCAACCGAAGGTCGCCATTTAGGTTTGCCCGCTATTGCAGTGTCTTTGTGTTCGCACCATGGCGAGCATTTTGAAACGGCAGCAGCAGTAACTATAAGTATTATTAAAGGTTTAGCGTCGCATCCGCTACCAAAAGATCAAATTATAAATATTAATGTACCCGACATTCCTCTAAGCGAATTAAAAGGTGTACAGGTAACGCGTTTAGGCGCACGCCACAAAGCTGAAACCATGACCAAGCAAACCGATCCTTGGGGTCGAGATATTTACTGGTACGGATCTTTAGGGACAGAAAGTGATGCCGGTGAAGGTACCGATTTTCATGCAATTAATAACGGCTATGCCTCGGTTACCCCACTGAGTGTTGATATGACCGCTAACGAGAGCATTAAAGCGGTAGGGGAGTGGTTAGCTGATTTGGAGATAAACCGTGCTGGCTAA
- the truD gene encoding tRNA pseudouridine(13) synthase TruD has product MSDLNYLYGAPLSKADFKTTAEDFMVDEDLGIEFTGSGEHVCLQVVKKGENTQYVAKLIAQRAGVSPRDVSYAGMKDRHGVCSQWFSVKVPIKKPIDFSDLNSESVFVVSQQRHERKLRTGCHKGNKFTITLRNVTDPLDILCRINAVRSGVPNYFGEQRFGRDGHNLVMAEKMFAGERIRDKKLRGIIISAARSHVFNQLVSLRVKEHGLAKTMHREVFMLSGSNAFFEDAISDENIARLASGDIMMSAPMVGKSEKGLTEQEKVWLEPYQSWCDGLGELGLKNERRMLRLIPQDFSVETIDESTLKLSFGLPKGCFATALLRELVDYTDASPRERKEKDSKDEDPIK; this is encoded by the coding sequence ATGAGCGATTTAAATTATTTATACGGCGCACCGTTATCAAAAGCTGACTTTAAAACCACAGCCGAAGACTTTATGGTAGATGAAGACTTAGGGATTGAGTTTACCGGTAGCGGCGAGCATGTATGTTTGCAAGTAGTAAAAAAAGGCGAAAACACCCAGTACGTAGCAAAGTTAATTGCGCAGCGAGCTGGGGTGTCACCACGTGATGTAAGTTATGCCGGGATGAAAGATCGCCACGGAGTGTGTTCGCAGTGGTTTAGTGTAAAAGTACCCATTAAAAAGCCAATTGATTTTAGTGATTTAAACAGCGAAAGCGTGTTTGTTGTATCGCAGCAACGTCACGAACGTAAGCTGAGAACCGGCTGTCATAAAGGTAATAAGTTTACTATTACGCTGCGTAATGTTACCGACCCTCTGGATATTTTGTGCCGTATTAATGCGGTACGCAGTGGCGTGCCTAACTATTTTGGCGAGCAACGCTTTGGCCGTGATGGTCATAACCTGGTAATGGCTGAAAAAATGTTTGCAGGTGAGCGTATTCGCGATAAAAAATTACGCGGTATTATTATTTCTGCAGCGCGCTCGCATGTATTTAATCAACTCGTAAGTTTACGAGTAAAGGAGCATGGTTTAGCTAAAACCATGCACCGTGAAGTATTTATGCTCAGCGGCAGTAATGCCTTTTTTGAAGACGCTATTAGCGATGAGAATATAGCCCGCTTAGCCTCTGGCGATATTATGATGTCGGCACCTATGGTAGGTAAAAGCGAAAAAGGGCTTACCGAACAAGAAAAAGTATGGCTTGAGCCTTATCAGTCTTGGTGCGATGGTTTAGGCGAGTTAGGGCTTAAAAATGAGCGCCGAATGCTGCGTTTAATCCCGCAAGATTTTAGCGTAGAAACCATAGATGAAAGCACTTTAAAGTTAAGTTTTGGTTTACCAAAAGGCTGTTTTGCTACGGCATTATTACGTGAGCTGGTGGATTACACTGATGCAAGCCCACGCGAGCGAAAAGAAAAGGACAGCAAAGATGAAGATCCTATTAAGTAA
- a CDS encoding DUF1653 domain-containing protein: MTTAIKPLSLKSGLYQHYKGPQYKVLYVATHSETNEQLVIYQALYGEFGIWARPLEMFSETVEKDGKTIPRFSYLGEAD, translated from the coding sequence ATGACTACAGCAATAAAACCACTTTCCCTCAAATCAGGATTATACCAACACTACAAAGGGCCACAGTACAAAGTGCTTTATGTAGCCACTCACAGCGAAACCAACGAGCAACTGGTAATTTACCAAGCGCTATACGGTGAGTTTGGTATATGGGCACGCCCTTTAGAAATGTTTAGCGAAACAGTTGAAAAAGATGGCAAAACTATTCCTCGGTTTAGCTACCTTGGTGAAGCCGATTAA
- the ispD gene encoding 2-C-methyl-D-erythritol 4-phosphate cytidylyltransferase produces MTNKPTIAAIIPAAGVGSRMQHNAPKQYIKLAGKTILEHTLTKLSALAQLNTIVVALNENDPYFEQLPVIDARIVRTCGGKERADSVLNSLLFLAANPPDWVLVHDAARPLVTIDDINTLINECINADEGGILASKVKDTIKRGHIYAEQTVPRDDLWQALTPQFFKYEDLKNALQNALASGAVITDEASAIEWASKPVKLIPGRSDNIKITTPEDLDLAGFLLQKQQNENAL; encoded by the coding sequence ATGACAAATAAACCAACTATAGCTGCCATTATACCTGCTGCCGGAGTGGGTAGTAGAATGCAACATAATGCGCCTAAACAGTATATTAAATTAGCAGGTAAAACTATTTTAGAGCATACGCTCACAAAATTATCTGCTTTAGCGCAGCTTAATACAATTGTTGTAGCCCTAAATGAAAACGATCCTTACTTTGAGCAATTGCCAGTGATTGATGCGCGCATTGTGCGTACTTGTGGCGGTAAAGAGCGTGCTGATTCTGTTTTAAACAGTTTGCTTTTTTTAGCCGCCAACCCGCCCGACTGGGTACTTGTGCACGATGCTGCCCGCCCGCTAGTTACTATTGACGACATAAATACACTTATAAATGAGTGTATAAACGCCGACGAAGGCGGAATTTTAGCCAGTAAAGTAAAAGACACTATAAAACGTGGCCATATTTATGCTGAGCAAACCGTACCCCGAGATGATTTATGGCAAGCCCTTACCCCGCAGTTTTTTAAATACGAAGATCTTAAAAATGCGCTGCAAAATGCACTGGCAAGCGGCGCAGTTATTACCGACGAAGCAAGCGCCATTGAATGGGCTAGCAAGCCAGTAAAATTAATACCAGGGCGTAGCGATAATATTAAAATAACCACTCCTGAGGATTTAGACTTGGCTGGTTTTTTACTTCAAAAACAACAAAACGAGAATGCATTATGA
- a CDS encoding DUF2947 domain-containing protein, whose product MNYITLDDYKKAWVFRHKDMPVSADDAANIKPMSLERAAVLWTTMVSREFDHPDFFDKTDWCGQDESYSQEVNWESAWENGDEQLPEAILAHLDWQANTTVYFCMARDNIIETTFDVFKRNWQNFMFLADGSLLIGKKRNTVVQFLESGIAKLGEKPSA is encoded by the coding sequence ATGAACTATATTACGCTAGATGATTACAAAAAAGCATGGGTTTTTCGCCATAAAGACATGCCTGTTTCAGCCGATGATGCTGCAAACATTAAACCAATGAGCCTTGAGCGCGCAGCTGTACTGTGGACAACTATGGTGAGTCGTGAGTTTGATCACCCTGATTTTTTTGATAAAACAGATTGGTGTGGTCAAGATGAAAGTTATAGCCAAGAAGTAAACTGGGAAAGCGCATGGGAAAACGGCGATGAACAACTTCCCGAAGCCATTTTAGCGCATTTAGATTGGCAAGCTAATACCACGGTTTATTTTTGCATGGCACGCGACAATATTATTGAAACCACCTTTGATGTGTTTAAACGCAACTGGCAAAACTTTATGTTTTTAGCCGACGGCAGTTTACTTATAGGTAAAAAACGCAATACCGTAGTGCAGTTTTTAGAGTCGGGCATTGCTAAATTAGGTGAAAAGCCAAGCGCTTAA
- the rpoS gene encoding RNA polymerase sigma factor RpoS — MADAAKVDKNTLVDNKLDETAVDDDSTPLLEAVDDDVFVKEEVTKNLDATQLYLGEIGFSPLLSAEEEVFFSRKSLKGCEASRKRMIESNLRLVVKIARRYNNRGLALLDLIEEGNLGLIRAVEKFDPERGFRFSTYATWWIRQTIERAIMNQTRTIRLPIHVVKELNVYLRTARELTQKLDHEPTAEEIAACLDKPVEDVTKMLRLNEKIASVDMPIGGENDTALLDIIADDNNVGPEGEVQNNDMNKHIVDWLGELNPKQREVLARRFGLLGYEPSTLEDVGREIGLTRERVRQIQVEALRRLKDILQQEGLSTESLFEHFA, encoded by the coding sequence ATGGCTGATGCAGCAAAAGTTGATAAAAACACCCTCGTAGATAATAAATTAGATGAAACTGCTGTTGATGATGATTCAACACCGCTGCTTGAAGCTGTGGATGATGACGTTTTTGTCAAAGAAGAAGTCACTAAAAATTTAGATGCTACTCAGCTTTATTTAGGTGAAATTGGTTTTTCTCCGTTGTTAAGCGCTGAGGAAGAGGTGTTTTTTTCTCGTAAATCTTTAAAAGGGTGCGAAGCGTCTCGCAAGCGCATGATTGAAAGTAACTTGCGCCTTGTAGTAAAAATTGCCCGTCGTTATAACAACCGAGGTTTAGCGTTACTTGATTTAATTGAAGAGGGTAATTTAGGCTTAATTCGCGCCGTAGAGAAGTTTGATCCTGAACGTGGCTTTCGATTTTCTACTTATGCAACATGGTGGATACGTCAAACGATAGAACGCGCCATTATGAATCAAACGCGCACTATTCGCTTGCCAATACATGTAGTAAAAGAACTTAACGTATATTTACGTACCGCGCGCGAGCTAACTCAAAAATTAGACCATGAGCCAACCGCCGAAGAAATAGCAGCTTGTTTAGATAAGCCGGTTGAAGATGTCACCAAAATGCTGCGCTTGAATGAAAAAATAGCCTCGGTTGATATGCCGATTGGCGGCGAAAACGATACCGCTTTGCTCGATATTATTGCCGATGACAACAATGTTGGCCCTGAGGGCGAAGTACAAAATAACGATATGAATAAACACATTGTTGACTGGTTAGGAGAGCTAAATCCAAAGCAGCGTGAGGTATTAGCCCGTCGCTTTGGTTTATTAGGCTATGAGCCATCAACGCTTGAAGATGTTGGCCGCGAAATAGGGTTAACCCGTGAACGCGTTAGACAAATTCAGGTAGAAGCATTACGTCGTTTAAAAGATATTTTGCAACAAGAAGGCTTAAGTACAGAGAGTTTATTTGAGCACTTTGCGTAA
- the mutS gene encoding DNA mismatch repair protein MutS gives MSFDLYAPHTIKQQTPMMQQYLKIKSEHRDILLFYRMGDFYELFFDDAKRAAQLLDISQTQRGKAGGDPIPMAGVPYHAVENYLARLVQMGESVAICEQVGDPATSKGPVDRKVVRIVTPGTISDEALLQERQDNLLTSVWQSKKGTYGIAYLDINSGRFNVVEVNTDEAFTSTIQRLAPAELLYSESFENVHLIEHIKGARRRPEWEFDLDTAQHLLCEQFGTKDLVGFGVDKAHSALVAAGCLMQYVKDTQRIALPHIRAITLEHNEHAVILDAATRKNLELTVNLSGGFENTLAQVLDKTATPMGSRLLKRRIHTPVRNKDELNSRLNAISAILEVQLCGELHESLREIGDVERVIARLALCTARPRDLTRLRSALQALAPLHTLLNDASDPRIASIIKQSPELPDLQALLERAVIENPPVLIRDGGVIAPGYNSELDEWRNLSKGATDVLDQLELRERARTGISTLKIGYNRVHGFFIEVSRANAHLVPADYIRRQTLKNNERYIIPELKEHEDKVLGSQSKALALEKQLYEELFRFIAPHIEQLQIMAAALADLDVLNNLAERALTLNYAKPILCDNDNISIKQGRHPVVEQVMKEPFIANPVELNAQRKMLIITGPNMGGKSTYMRQTALIVLMAHIGSYVPADSAKIGNIDRIFTRIGASDDLASGRSTFMVEMTETATILNNATAQSLVLMDEIGRGTSTYDGLSLAYATADHLASKISAKTLFATHYFELTELAEQTPGLVNVHLDAIEHNDTIAFMHTVLDGAASKSFGLQVAALAGVPKSVINQAKQKLKLLENHQSVTAPNIEQQAFTFNNEAQQISPSEVELQLTAIDPDNLSPRQAHDLLYKLKALL, from the coding sequence ATGTCGTTTGATCTTTATGCTCCACACACTATAAAACAACAAACCCCTATGATGCAGCAGTATCTAAAAATAAAATCAGAGCATCGCGATATTTTATTGTTTTATCGGATGGGGGATTTTTATGAACTCTTTTTTGATGACGCAAAGCGCGCCGCTCAATTACTCGATATTTCGCAAACTCAGCGCGGTAAAGCCGGTGGCGATCCTATTCCTATGGCCGGTGTACCTTATCATGCCGTAGAAAACTATTTAGCCCGTTTGGTGCAAATGGGCGAATCTGTTGCTATTTGCGAACAAGTGGGCGATCCGGCTACCAGTAAAGGGCCTGTTGATCGCAAAGTGGTGCGTATTGTCACCCCGGGTACAATTTCTGATGAAGCCTTGCTGCAAGAGCGCCAAGACAACTTACTTACCAGCGTATGGCAGAGTAAAAAAGGAACTTATGGCATTGCATATCTTGATATTAACTCGGGTCGCTTTAATGTTGTAGAAGTTAATACCGACGAAGCATTTACTTCAACTATCCAACGCCTCGCCCCTGCGGAATTACTGTATAGCGAAAGCTTCGAAAATGTTCATTTAATTGAGCACATTAAAGGTGCGCGCCGCCGCCCTGAATGGGAGTTTGATTTAGACACCGCTCAGCATTTATTGTGTGAGCAATTTGGCACAAAAGATTTAGTCGGTTTTGGCGTTGATAAAGCCCACAGCGCCTTAGTTGCCGCAGGTTGCTTAATGCAATACGTTAAAGACACCCAACGTATTGCATTACCCCATATTCGTGCCATTACTCTTGAGCACAACGAGCATGCCGTTATTTTAGATGCTGCTACTCGTAAAAATTTAGAGCTGACCGTTAATTTATCGGGTGGGTTTGAAAATACGCTAGCGCAAGTACTTGATAAAACAGCAACCCCTATGGGATCTCGTTTACTTAAGCGCCGTATTCATACCCCAGTGCGTAATAAAGACGAGCTAAACTCGCGGCTAAACGCGATTAGCGCAATTTTAGAGGTACAGCTTTGTGGTGAGCTACACGAATCATTAAGAGAAATTGGCGACGTAGAACGTGTTATTGCCCGCCTTGCTTTGTGCACTGCTCGTCCTCGCGATTTAACTCGCCTGCGCAGCGCCTTACAAGCACTTGCACCGCTGCATACTTTATTAAACGATGCCAGCGATCCGCGCATAGCCAGCATTATTAAGCAATCGCCTGAGCTACCTGATTTACAAGCGCTATTAGAGCGTGCAGTAATCGAAAACCCGCCGGTACTTATTCGCGACGGCGGGGTAATTGCCCCAGGTTATAACAGCGAGCTTGATGAATGGCGTAACTTAAGCAAAGGCGCAACCGATGTGCTTGATCAGTTAGAGTTACGAGAGCGTGCACGTACAGGAATTAGCACCCTTAAAATTGGTTATAACCGAGTACACGGCTTTTTTATTGAAGTAAGTCGCGCCAATGCGCATTTAGTACCTGCCGATTATATTCGCCGCCAAACACTTAAAAATAATGAACGCTACATTATTCCTGAGCTAAAAGAGCACGAAGACAAAGTACTTGGCAGCCAGTCAAAAGCATTAGCACTGGAAAAGCAGCTTTACGAAGAGCTATTTAGATTTATTGCGCCGCATATTGAGCAATTACAAATAATGGCAGCCGCCCTTGCCGACTTAGATGTGCTAAATAACTTAGCAGAGCGTGCACTTACACTTAACTACGCTAAGCCAATACTTTGCGATAACGACAACATAAGCATTAAACAAGGTCGTCATCCTGTAGTTGAGCAAGTAATGAAAGAACCCTTTATTGCCAACCCAGTAGAGCTAAATGCACAACGTAAAATGTTAATAATTACCGGGCCAAACATGGGTGGTAAATCAACCTATATGCGCCAAACTGCACTTATAGTACTAATGGCTCATATTGGCAGTTACGTACCCGCAGACAGCGCTAAAATAGGCAATATTGACCGTATATTTACTCGTATTGGCGCAAGTGACGATCTCGCCTCTGGCCGCTCTACCTTTATGGTAGAAATGACCGAAACCGCTACGATTTTAAATAATGCCACAGCGCAATCTTTGGTATTAATGGATGAAATTGGCCGCGGAACCAGTACTTACGATGGGCTTTCGCTTGCGTATGCTACTGCCGATCATTTAGCGTCAAAAATATCAGCAAAAACCTTGTTTGCCACCCACTACTTTGAGCTAACCGAGCTTGCAGAGCAAACGCCTGGGCTAGTAAATGTGCACCTTGATGCCATAGAGCATAACGACACCATTGCCTTTATGCACACGGTACTTGATGGCGCAGCAAGTAAAAGTTTTGGCTTACAAGTTGCTGCACTTGCTGGCGTACCCAAGTCTGTAATAAATCAGGCAAAACAAAAGCTTAAATTACTCGAAAATCACCAAAGTGTCACTGCGCCTAATATTGAGCAGCAAGCATTTACCTTTAATAATGAAGCCCAACAAATTAGCCCTTCTGAAGTAGAATTGCAGTTAACGGCTATCGATCCTGATAACTTATCACCGCGCCAAGCTCACGATTTACTCTATAAATTAAAAGCACTTCTTTAA
- the ftsB gene encoding cell division protein FtsB → MRFFQVGLLCLALFVQYRLWFGHNGVQDYTRLKSAVASHLHTNEKLIKRNKVLTADIEDLKLGHEGIEERARNELGMIKAGETFIRVLPAQQ, encoded by the coding sequence ATGCGGTTTTTTCAGGTTGGCTTGTTATGTTTAGCACTGTTTGTGCAGTATAGATTGTGGTTTGGCCATAATGGCGTACAAGACTACACACGTTTAAAAAGTGCGGTTGCATCTCATTTACACACTAACGAAAAATTGATTAAACGCAATAAAGTATTAACCGCCGATATAGAAGATTTAAAGCTTGGCCATGAAGGCATAGAAGAGCGCGCACGTAACGAATTAGGAATGATTAAAGCGGGCGAAACATTTATACGTGTTTTACCAGCTCAACAATAA
- a CDS encoding protein-L-isoaspartate(D-aspartate) O-methyltransferase, giving the protein MLANYTRSAKALSALLQREGVEDTQVLDAIAQIPRHIFVGDVLQHKAYQNTALPIGQGQTISQPYIVARMTELLHLAGVRDKVLEIGTGSGYQTAILAKIFTKVYSVERIKALQWQAKRRLHQLDLYNVAMKHGDGWQGWESQAPFNGIIVTAAAAKIPQDLLAQLADGGVLLAPIGEQEQKLTMVIRNGNNYTEHVIAPVRFVPLVAGDIE; this is encoded by the coding sequence GTGCTGGCTAATTATACTCGCAGCGCCAAGGCGCTATCAGCGCTATTACAGCGTGAAGGTGTTGAGGATACGCAAGTACTAGATGCGATTGCACAAATACCACGACATATATTTGTGGGTGACGTGCTACAACATAAAGCGTATCAAAATACTGCGTTACCAATAGGGCAAGGGCAAACTATTTCCCAGCCTTATATTGTGGCGCGTATGACCGAACTGTTGCACTTAGCAGGTGTGCGCGACAAGGTGCTAGAAATAGGCACGGGATCGGGCTATCAAACGGCAATATTGGCTAAAATATTTACCAAGGTTTACTCAGTAGAGCGTATTAAAGCATTGCAATGGCAAGCTAAGCGTCGTTTACATCAGCTCGATTTATATAATGTGGCAATGAAGCATGGCGATGGCTGGCAAGGTTGGGAGTCGCAAGCGCCGTTTAACGGCATTATAGTCACCGCAGCTGCGGCTAAAATCCCGCAAGATCTATTAGCTCAATTAGCTGATGGTGGTGTGTTACTTGCCCCGATTGGTGAGCAAGAGCAAAAATTAACAATGGTTATTCGCAATGGCAATAACTACACAGAACACGTAATTGCGCCGGTTAGATTTGTACCGCTAGTCGCTGGTGATATTGAATAG
- the ispF gene encoding 2-C-methyl-D-erythritol 2,4-cyclodiphosphate synthase has product MIRIGHGFDVHKFGGVGPLTIGGEKIDYPQGFLAHSDGDVAIHALCDAILGALAMGDIGKHFPDTASEYENIDSRILLRHVVSLAKEQGYVLGNGDVTIVAQAPKMLPHIQAMRSNLASDLNCELSQINVKATTTEKLGFEGRKEGISSHAVVIMNKESMSKTNA; this is encoded by the coding sequence ATGATACGAATTGGTCATGGTTTTGACGTGCATAAATTTGGCGGTGTTGGCCCATTAACTATCGGCGGCGAAAAAATTGATTATCCGCAAGGTTTTTTAGCACACTCTGATGGCGATGTTGCTATTCATGCACTGTGCGATGCTATTTTAGGCGCACTTGCAATGGGCGACATTGGTAAACATTTTCCAGATACGGCCAGTGAATATGAAAATATCGACAGCCGAATATTACTGCGTCATGTGGTTAGCTTAGCTAAAGAGCAAGGCTATGTATTGGGCAATGGTGATGTAACTATAGTGGCACAAGCGCCAAAAATGTTGCCACATATTCAAGCTATGCGTAGCAACCTTGCAAGCGATTTAAACTGCGAACTATCGCAAATAAATGTTAAAGCTACTACCACCGAAAAGCTCGGTTTTGAAGGGCGAAAAGAAGGTATTTCGAGCCATGCAGTGGTAATTATGAACAAAGAGTCAATGAGTAAAACAAACGCATGA
- a CDS encoding YqaA family protein, with product MKLFTKLYDMALVWAKHRHAERYLAAMSFAESVFFPVPPDVMLAPMSLAQPKKAWRFASFATIASVVGGIVGYLLGFWLFEPVVEPLIVQMHWQDKFDIALDWFKNYGVWVVFIAGFSPIPYKVFTIGAGVLQMAFLPFLIASAVGRGARFFLVAALMKWGGVKMEQKLRQYIEVLGWAVVLLIAVAYILLR from the coding sequence TTGAAGTTGTTTACTAAATTATACGATATGGCTCTAGTGTGGGCTAAGCACCGTCATGCAGAGCGTTATTTAGCTGCAATGAGCTTTGCAGAGTCTGTGTTTTTTCCAGTTCCTCCTGATGTAATGCTGGCACCAATGTCGCTTGCTCAGCCTAAAAAAGCATGGCGGTTTGCAAGTTTTGCCACTATAGCGTCTGTTGTTGGTGGCATAGTAGGTTATTTACTCGGCTTTTGGTTATTTGAACCGGTTGTTGAGCCACTTATAGTACAAATGCACTGGCAAGATAAATTTGATATTGCACTTGATTGGTTTAAAAACTATGGCGTGTGGGTGGTGTTTATAGCGGGTTTTTCGCCTATTCCTTATAAAGTATTTACTATAGGCGCAGGGGTATTACAAATGGCATTTTTGCCGTTTTTAATTGCGTCTGCAGTAGGGCGAGGCGCTCGGTTCTTTTTAGTTGCTGCACTGATGAAGTGGGGCGGTGTTAAAATGGAGCAAAAATTACGTCAATACATTGAAGTGCTTGGATGGGCAGTTGTGCTTTTAATTGCAGTTGCATACATTTTATTACGTTAA